A genomic region of Candidatus Delongbacteria bacterium contains the following coding sequences:
- a CDS encoding ferredoxin yields the protein MDNQLALRIDADWAIREERLQQRVNQAADWLRDILAVERHHSEGHEKGKLKAALGTFGGGVLDSGAMSEVLGRVAGSHVQDPARIGRITSLLGRLEAVQSDWNGAVGGPVTLPMDGGATPALEQAAASLDRLASVFAALRQAAMERHGRYREELHRQFFDSFNRTHLDSSELALCPPLLALVPASGAKVLGTVMELLGSGLPVKVLLLSSLPRLGSDSRLPGLEVELLPLTLQTVFVIQCTRACSQFDTLLGAALASPRAALVSLVWGATGDAQFNARANQAVVAREFPVFAYDPDRSERFVERLSLDGNPDLDAAWARVELHHRDASNQPLLSEARMTCGEYHAGDVDADSRFTTLEEEHRGRHLSEWFGLDATERKRTIPFVYRVRQDRLSRVVPDRELLAHCVRRAQVWETLRELAGVHNPHVEHAERSAGERMRAERDASLAEARQELQRTLEAEKQAAVELAMQNLARQLLGLGSGALLGGLSAAGKSPATAAPAASASAPTPGAAEPEPQVSSDEFWLDTPLCTACDECTSINPAIFAYNKNKQAVIINPTGGPFKDIVKAAEKCSAKIIHPGKPHDPTEKGLDKLIERASKFN from the coding sequence ATGGACAATCAGCTTGCACTCCGCATCGATGCGGACTGGGCCATTCGGGAAGAACGCCTGCAGCAGCGGGTGAACCAGGCGGCCGACTGGCTGCGTGACATCCTTGCCGTGGAACGACACCACAGCGAGGGACATGAGAAAGGAAAGCTGAAGGCGGCCCTGGGTACGTTCGGCGGCGGGGTGCTCGATTCTGGTGCCATGAGCGAGGTGCTGGGGCGGGTGGCTGGCAGTCACGTCCAGGACCCGGCCCGGATCGGCCGGATCACCAGTCTGCTGGGTCGCCTGGAAGCCGTCCAGTCGGACTGGAACGGTGCCGTGGGGGGCCCGGTGACACTGCCCATGGACGGCGGTGCCACACCTGCCCTCGAGCAGGCGGCCGCGTCACTGGACCGGCTGGCGTCCGTGTTCGCCGCGCTGCGTCAGGCCGCCATGGAGCGTCATGGCCGCTATCGTGAGGAACTGCACCGGCAGTTCTTCGACTCGTTCAATCGCACTCATCTGGACAGCAGCGAACTGGCACTGTGCCCGCCCCTGCTGGCCCTGGTTCCCGCCTCGGGAGCCAAGGTGCTGGGCACCGTGATGGAGCTGCTGGGCAGCGGACTGCCCGTGAAGGTCCTGCTGCTCTCAAGCCTGCCGCGCCTGGGCAGCGACTCCCGCTTGCCGGGGCTGGAAGTGGAACTGCTTCCCTTGACCCTCCAGACCGTCTTCGTGATCCAGTGCACGCGCGCCTGCAGTCAATTCGACACACTGCTGGGCGCCGCGCTGGCCAGTCCGCGCGCGGCACTGGTCTCGCTGGTCTGGGGTGCCACGGGTGATGCGCAGTTCAATGCGCGGGCAAACCAGGCCGTGGTGGCGCGCGAGTTTCCGGTCTTCGCCTACGACCCCGACCGCAGTGAGCGTTTCGTTGAACGGCTGTCCCTGGATGGCAATCCCGATCTGGATGCCGCCTGGGCACGCGTGGAACTGCATCACCGCGACGCCTCGAACCAACCCCTGCTCAGCGAAGCCCGGATGACCTGTGGCGAGTATCACGCGGGCGATGTGGACGCCGATTCCCGCTTCACGACCCTTGAAGAAGAACATCGCGGACGCCATCTCTCCGAATGGTTCGGTCTGGATGCCACCGAGCGCAAGCGCACGATTCCCTTTGTCTACCGCGTGCGCCAGGACCGCCTGAGTCGCGTGGTTCCCGACCGCGAACTGCTGGCCCATTGCGTGCGACGGGCCCAGGTCTGGGAAACCCTGCGCGAACTGGCCGGTGTGCACAATCCGCATGTGGAACACGCCGAACGCAGCGCCGGTGAACGCATGCGCGCCGAACGCGATGCCAGTCTGGCTGAGGCGCGTCAGGAACTGCAGCGCACCCTCGAGGCCGAAAAGCAGGCCGCCGTGGAACTGGCGATGCAGAACCTGGCCCGCCAACTGCTTGGACTGGGCAGTGGCGCCCTGCTGGGCGGTCTGTCGGCAGCCGGCAAGAGTCCGGCAACCGCCGCCCCCGCTGCCAGTGCCTCCGCGCCGACGCCCGGTGCCGCCGAGCCCGAACCCCAGGTTTCCAGTGATGAATTCTGGCTGGATACTCCGCTCTGCACGGCGTGTGACGAATGCACCTCGATCAATCCCGCGATCTTCGCCTACAACAAGAACAAGCAGGCAGTGATCATCAACCCCACGGGCGGTCCCTTCAAGGACATCGTCAAGGCGGCGGAGAAATGCAGCG